Proteins encoded together in one Corvus hawaiiensis isolate bCorHaw1 chromosome 15, bCorHaw1.pri.cur, whole genome shotgun sequence window:
- the LOC125333789 gene encoding ovoinhibitor-like isoform X1, which produces MKLTGGFVRAALALCCCLGTAFGVQLDCSQYSSGITKDGRSWVACPRDLQPVCGTDGNTYSNDCGICLHNVEHSASVEKEHDGECDPKPIVVDCSNYRRAVVDDHVVVACPRIFKPVCGSDSFTYNNDCGICAYNAEHDTNVTKIHEGPCKESVAVDCTRYRTQTTKDGKTLVACPRDLNPVCGTDGNTYDNECAICAHNVEQRTHVGKRHSGQCRQKTAELDCSKFPARKVKGGKDLVRCPRILLPVCGTDGFTYDNDCSICAHNVQHGTDVKKSHDGRCKAERTPVDCSTYLSGTKAGEAIGACPFILREICGTDGVTYSNDCALCAHNMEYGTQVAKKHDGRCIEEAHQLNCSRYPTSTLKDGGELMACAMIYDPVCGTDGVTYASECTLCAHNLEHRTNLGKRKNGRCEEDITRALCKDFKEVSPICTLEYMPHCGSDGKTYSNRCAFCNAYLESRTTLNIMSLTEC; this is translated from the exons ATGAAGCTGACAGGAGGTTTTGTGAGGGCAGCTCTtgccctttgctgctgcttgg gtacTGCCTTTGGAGTTCAG CTTGATTGCAGCCAGTACTCCAGTGGCATTACCAAGGATGGGAGGTCTTGGGTAGCTTGCCCAAGGGACTTGCAACCTGTCTGTGGCACTGACGGCAACACGTACAGCAACGACTGTGGGATCTGCCTCCACAACGT GGAGCACAGCGCCAGCGTGGAGAAGGAACACGATGGAGAATGTGACCCAAAACCTATCGTG GTTGATTGCAGTAATTACCGAAGAGCTGTAGTAGACGATCATGTCGTAGTAGCGTGCCCAAGGATATTTAAACCAGTCTGTGGCTCAGATAGCTTCACTTATAACAACGACTGTGGGATCTGCGCCTACAACGC agaACACGACACCAATGTTACCAAAATACATGAGGGGCCCTGCAAGGAATCTGTCGCT GTTGACTGCACCAGGTACCGAACACAAACCACTAAAGACGGCAAAACGTTGGTAGCCTGTCCAAGGGACCTGAATCCAGTTTGCGGCACAGATGGCAACACATACGACAACGAGTGCGCGATCTGTGCCCACAACGT GGAGCAAAGGACCCATGTTGGCAAAAGGCACAGTGGACAGTGCAGACAGAAGACTGCCGAG CTCGATTGTAGTAAATTCCCAGCCAGAAAGGTGAAGGGTGGCAAAGACCTGGTCCGCTGCCCCAGGATCCTGCTCCCAGTGTGTGGCACAGATGGGTTCACTTATGACAACGACTGCAGCATCTGTGCCCACAACGT ACAACACGGGACTGATGTTAAGAAAAGCCATGATGGAAGATGCAAGGCAGAAAGAACTCCT GTTGACTGCAGCACGTACCTGAGCGGTACCAAAGCCGGCGAGGCCATCGGAGCCTGTCCCTTCATCCTGCGCGAGATCTGCGGGACAGACGGTGTCACCTACAGCAACGACTGTGCCCTGTGTGCCCACAACAT GGAATACGGAACCCAGGTTGCCAAGAAGCACGATGGAAGGTGCATAGAAGAAGCTCACCAA CTGAACTGCAGCCGGTACCCCACGTCCACGCTGAAGGATGGCGGGGAGCTGATGGCCTGCGCCATGATCTACGACCCCGTGTGCGGCACCGACGGTGTCACCTACGCCAGCGAGTGCACCCTGTGTGCCCACAACCT ggAGCATCGGACCAACCTTGGCAAGAGAAAGAATGGACGTTGTGAAGAGGATATTACAAGA GCCCTTTGCAAGGATTTCAAAGAAGTCTCTCCTATCTGCACCTTGGAATATATGCCCCACTGTGGCTCTGATGGCAAAACCTACAGCAACAGATGTGCTTTCTGCAACGCCTACCT GGAAAGCAGGACTACTCTCAACATCATGAGCTTGACTGAATGCTAA
- the LOC125333789 gene encoding ovoinhibitor-like isoform X2 — translation MKLTGGFVRAALALCCCLGTAFGVQLDCSQYSSGITKDGRSWVACPRDLQPVCGTDGNTYSNDCGICLHNVEHSASVEKEHDGECDPKPIVVDCSNYRRAVVDDHVVVACPRIFKPVCGSDSFTYNNDCGICAYNAEHDTNVTKIHEGPCKESVAVDCTRYRTQTTKDGKTLVACPRDLNPVCGTDGNTYDNECAICAHNVQHGTDVKKSHDGRCKAERTPVDCSTYLSGTKAGEAIGACPFILREICGTDGVTYSNDCALCAHNMEYGTQVAKKHDGRCIEEAHQLNCSRYPTSTLKDGGELMACAMIYDPVCGTDGVTYASECTLCAHNLEHRTNLGKRKNGRCEEDITRALCKDFKEVSPICTLEYMPHCGSDGKTYSNRCAFCNAYLESRTTLNIMSLTEC, via the exons ATGAAGCTGACAGGAGGTTTTGTGAGGGCAGCTCTtgccctttgctgctgcttgg gtacTGCCTTTGGAGTTCAG CTTGATTGCAGCCAGTACTCCAGTGGCATTACCAAGGATGGGAGGTCTTGGGTAGCTTGCCCAAGGGACTTGCAACCTGTCTGTGGCACTGACGGCAACACGTACAGCAACGACTGTGGGATCTGCCTCCACAACGT GGAGCACAGCGCCAGCGTGGAGAAGGAACACGATGGAGAATGTGACCCAAAACCTATCGTG GTTGATTGCAGTAATTACCGAAGAGCTGTAGTAGACGATCATGTCGTAGTAGCGTGCCCAAGGATATTTAAACCAGTCTGTGGCTCAGATAGCTTCACTTATAACAACGACTGTGGGATCTGCGCCTACAACGC agaACACGACACCAATGTTACCAAAATACATGAGGGGCCCTGCAAGGAATCTGTCGCT GTTGACTGCACCAGGTACCGAACACAAACCACTAAAGACGGCAAAACGTTGGTAGCCTGTCCAAGGGACCTGAATCCAGTTTGCGGCACAGATGGCAACACATACGACAACGAGTGCGCGATCTGTGCCCACAACGT ACAACACGGGACTGATGTTAAGAAAAGCCATGATGGAAGATGCAAGGCAGAAAGAACTCCT GTTGACTGCAGCACGTACCTGAGCGGTACCAAAGCCGGCGAGGCCATCGGAGCCTGTCCCTTCATCCTGCGCGAGATCTGCGGGACAGACGGTGTCACCTACAGCAACGACTGTGCCCTGTGTGCCCACAACAT GGAATACGGAACCCAGGTTGCCAAGAAGCACGATGGAAGGTGCATAGAAGAAGCTCACCAA CTGAACTGCAGCCGGTACCCCACGTCCACGCTGAAGGATGGCGGGGAGCTGATGGCCTGCGCCATGATCTACGACCCCGTGTGCGGCACCGACGGTGTCACCTACGCCAGCGAGTGCACCCTGTGTGCCCACAACCT ggAGCATCGGACCAACCTTGGCAAGAGAAAGAATGGACGTTGTGAAGAGGATATTACAAGA GCCCTTTGCAAGGATTTCAAAGAAGTCTCTCCTATCTGCACCTTGGAATATATGCCCCACTGTGGCTCTGATGGCAAAACCTACAGCAACAGATGTGCTTTCTGCAACGCCTACCT GGAAAGCAGGACTACTCTCAACATCATGAGCTTGACTGAATGCTAA